agtaatcaaaataaaaaaaaggtactgaCCTCACGAAACACTATTGAggtgaaaaaatcaaaatattccaGACAAACAAGACCTAGAAAGAAAGGTATCCcgcaaaaaataacaagaatatgaACTTATAACATCCAACAAACCTATTCAAAATAACTTACATTGTCGAAATAGCAGTTGATCTTCTCCGGAGCAGCCTGACGGAGTGCCTCGCCTACTTTGACTTTCTTGTAGTTAAAGGCGTGATCCGCCCCGATTTCCCTGAGCCAGTCGACCTTATCGTCTGCTCCTGCAAAGCCGATGACTTTGCAACCTGTAATGGATATTTCAACTTTTCAACGAAGGTACGTGCAAGAAATATGATAAAGtagtgaataaatataataatgtaaagaacAAAGGTGTGATGATAGTGGTTTGTGATGATGGTTTggattcttaatattatcaatgatgcAATAACGACAACCGTAACTATatgagaaacaaaataaagacgatagtgataatgatattagactagtaataatgatgatagcaataatagtttgatgacgatgatgataagagtaatattaattataacagtaagtaacaacaatattggtaataaacaacaacagcaacaactgaTTTCTcaagaacaggaaaaagagagagagaaaaaaaacatactttgtTGTTGTCTGTAGGTGTTGCTTATAGCAGCTACTAGCCACTGCTTATAGTAGTGGCTAGTAGCTGCTATCATAGTTGTCGTTAGCTATTGTAAATATCTGTTGTCGACAGAAACTGCTGCCAAAAGCTGCTATCAATGGCTGTTGTCAAAAGTTGTCCCAAGACCTATAGACATAGTTACTGTCAACATCCGTGATGACACACCTTTGATCTTGGCTATCTGCACCACGACGTTCCCCACCGCCCCCGCCGCTCCGCTCACCAGTACGGTCTCGCCAGCCACCGGATGCAGGATCTCCGTCAGACCGAAGTAAGCCGTATTTCTGAAGAATTGACGAATTAAAGAAGTGAATCACAAGGTAAGTGCGTATGTCTATTATACATATCTACTGGAAATTCAGACATgtttacataaacacatgcatgaaTCAACGCTCGGAATGAAAACACATACAACGTAATATAAAACAAaccgaaaattaaataaataaacaagtaaaaaatcaGAACCACCGTCGATCAGACATTCGAAGCCTCTCGAATACCCATGAAACTGACTCACTCACACATTGACTCACCCGGGCATTCCAAGAGTTCCGAGGCCGAGACTCATGGGTAGACCTTTCATGTCAGGCAGCTGGAGGGATTTCTGCCAAAAGTCCGTCGTCTGCAGCTTCTCCAGTGATAAGTGGGTGGTGCAGCGCCACCCGGCTTGCGTGACCATGAAAGAACCGACGGGCCATTCGGCGTTCTTGCTCTCTATGACGCTGTTTTACGGGTAAGTGTGGTTAGGTTAAAGTTTCGGCCGAGTGGTGGGAATTCTGGTATTCATTCACTGTCTCAATacatgtctttgtttttgtctgtttgatttGTCTGGAAAATAGTATATGATTACATACATCACTTGAGCAAATTAACGTGTAGAAATGCATGATTTGGATAACGGGAAACTGATTCTTGTATAGTATCCGGTATAACTGCTGTTTAAGAGTCTGCCTCTGCCATCGGATCATACCCCTATTTCTATTTGCGTGTCTGTTCCTCCTgtccaggggcgtcacttaaggggggtatggggggttcacccccaactcttaaaaaaagcctctttttgcagggcaaaatctagttatgcagggcaaattttctggtatttataatttataattttctaccaatacgATATATAAtgctggttgatggtccattccgggctacttataaagagctagtgagcattttctttttcgtgatttgcagggcaaaaattattttttcagggcaaatttacctgTCACCCCCCctactcataacatgaagtgacgcccctgctcCTGTCCGCAGGTTCTGTTGCGGATCAAGGATGACGCGGGTGATGTTGGCGCGCCGTAATACTGGCGTGGAGACATAGCAAACAAAGATGTTTCAACTTCTGACGGAAACTCTAAATTGCATTTAGAAGAAGGATTTGACCCATTAGGAGTCTCATACGCGACtgttgatattatgatattattaccaGTATCCCAATTTTGGACGAGCCTATTGCCaccagataggtaaataggtaaaagAACAAATTAACAAGCTAAATTCACTAAAGCTTTGCTCCTCTGTTTATTGCCATATGTTTTCTTGTGTTCTTATTCTTGGCAATTAGCTGTATATTGTCTTTAAAGGGCAGGGATCTTACCTGTCATTACAGACGTATAAGGTGGTAAATTGTATTGCCAACATGGCAATACTATTGTCACGGTGTTAAAACTCCAAGCTATATCGTGAACAAGGCCTATATAAGTACAGACCAGGCAGGCGCCCAAGCAAACAGGGATTGTCTATAACATATGCTGCGCCTCCTTACCGATACTGATACCGATTCCTTACCGTTGTCGACATTTTCCAGGTTTATGATCGGGTGCCAAGAGCGATATTGTTCAGGTTCTTAAAAAAGGCTGGGCTGTGATGTGGTGATGTAGCTAGCAATTGTGGCCATGTATCCAGTGGCCCAGAGTGTGATCGAGACGGCAGTGGTGACGAAATGCGCCAGGACTCGGCTACCTCACTAGTGCTCTTCATCATTTATATAAACACTCATTAAGATGGTCCTGAAGGAGTGTAGTCCGGACAGATTTCTCTCGTGGCCGAACATTCTGGTGCTCACGGACAACTCCATGCAGCTAGCTACCACGCGGGAAATGCTGCTTCGTAAAACTGAGATACTTAAACGGTTCAGCAACAGGTATGGAATGAAAATTAATCCTCAGAACGTCTTTCGTCATTAATGGTACTGAGCTGGATAATGCGGGGTAGTGCAGAATGAATTGCATGTGATAGAACATTGCACGATAACACAACACGTAATAGGCAGATATGGCTTCACTAATATCTGCGAAATTATCAACAGTGTGCGAGATTACTTTCAAAATTCTGTCTGTACAAAAGAGATATGATAAAATGTGTTTTAGTTCTCTAGGTATATCAGCCCCCGAAGTTAAAGAGTAGTATCTGCAAAATCATGGTTTTGAGAAAATTGGCTTTCTACGTCGCCGCTACCTTTTGGTAGCTACTGCCAATCTGAATTTCAAAAACTCGTTAATTAAGGAAGATTTTAAATAACAGAAGAACCCAAAAGATTGAGATATCTCAATTTGGACGAAAATGTAAATGTAGATATGCTTTTTAACTTTAGGAGGTAGATACCCTTACGGTTCTATATACAAGCTGTTTCACGAGTTTGATATTGTTCTTGTCCCATTCACAAGGCTCACCGTGCAACTTGGCCGCCATCCATAGTGGAACCGAGAGGTAAAATCTTAGCCTTATTCCTCATGTATGGATCAACGCTAAGACATTCTGCCTGTACAATTACGTCTGTAATGAAGAAATGACaacttttacaaagagagaataaTATGAAATTGACCGATTTCACTAAAACGGTAAGACAAAATCTGTTTGGCATTTCATATTTCACTTGGTAAGGGCTTGTTTGTGGTGTAACTTACCTCCTGCCTGACATGGCGGTACCTGCTCCTCAACCAAAGTGAAGTCTTTAATCGTTGGCAGCCCCACAGGGCGTCGTGATAGCTTCCATACCTTTGACAACATCATGATGACAATTCTTTCACTCCTCTGCGAGATGCTGGTATATACCAATTACGTTTATCAAAATGATTGGAAGTATGTGGGCAGTATTTATTATATTGGAGGagtagtatatatagacatttactATGCAACTATTtatgcaaatacacacgcacgcattcgctcacacacacgcacgcacgcgcgcgtgcgcacacacacatcacatcacatcacagtCATCCACAATGCATTCACAGAGACTTACCTACGACTTACGACCTGTCCTCAGAATGCAGTCTCCAGACCCAGTGGTTCTTGAAGGGTCGtacaacacgtatatataaacCCAAAGAGTGCTGTGTCATCCTGATACCAAGCGTTCCAGAGCTGACTTGCGCTGCATTTCAATTACTGAGGAGGAGACGGGAGTGTCAGCGCTTGCAAAAGATGATGCAACATACAGCTCATTCTCGGACGCGGAATTATTTGCAGATTTATTGTTggtcttatcattagtattgtcgtacttattatcattattatcattaatgttattttgttcatatcattactatataatcagttttggtaaaaatattttgtcattaattTTCAAGTTCTTTCCTTCCACTTTTTCTACTATTATCCACAGTTATTGCTATAAACCTTAAAAATTTCTTCCAGTGATTTTTAATTAATTCACTTCCAGTTTACAATATTGCGTGGCTAAACTGCAACGCAATGTTATATCCACAGTTCCCTTGCGGCCGTGGGTTGCAGGTACTCAGTCTGCCTTTGTAAATAAAGAATTGCAAACTCATGAACGAGTGTCAGTGAAATGGACTTCTACTTAACTTTGTACAAAGTAATGTTCGCTTTTGACAAAaagttttagtattatatttcgTGCgttatgttggtgtttttttttttttttatgtaacttttaGAATCATGACCATGTAGTTTATTCCTTTGGTATTTTTACTCCCAtcgattttattaatattctgttTTATTGCGTATTTCTGTACCGTTGATGAGCTTTCTAATGCCATAAAATGACTTCATTATTATCGTGTGGAATAacatttctcttttctatattaGTCTCCTGGTTTGGACAACTCCGTGCAGCTAGCTACCACGCGGGAAATGCTGCTTCGTAAAACTGAGATACTTAAACGGTTCAGCAACAGGTATGGAATGAAAATTAATCCTCAGAACGTCTTTCGTCATTAATGGTACTGAGCTGGATAATGCGGGGTAGTGCAGAATGAATTGCATGTGATAGAACATTGCACGATAACACAACACGTAATAGGCAGATATGGCTTCACTAATATCTGCGAAATTATCAACAGTGTGCGAGATTACTTTCAAAATTCTGTCTGTACAAAAGAGATATGATAAAATGTGTTTTAGTTCTCTAGGTATATCTGCCCCCGAAGTTAAAGAGTAGTATCTGCAAAATCATGGTTTTGAGAAAATTGTCTTTCTACGTCGCCGCTAACTTTTGGTAGCTACTGCCAATCTGAATTTCAAAAACTCGTTAATTAAGGAAGATTTTTAATAACAGAAGAACCCAAAAGATTGAGATATCTCAATTTGGACGAAAATGTAAATGTAGATATGCTTTTTAACTTTAGGAGGCAGATACCCTTACGGTTCTATATACAAGCTGTTTCACGAGTTTGATATTGTTCTTGTCCCATTCACAAGGCTCACCGTGCAACTTGGCCGCCATCCATAGTGGAACCGAGAGGTAAAATCTTAGCCTTATTCCTCATGTATGGATCAACGCTAAGACATTCTGCCTGTACAATTACGTCTGTAATGAAGAAACGACaacttttacaaagagagaataaaatgaaattgacCGATTTCACTAAAACGGTAAGATAAAATCTGTTTGGCATTTCATATTTCACTTGGTAAGGGCTTGTTTGTGCATTTCAATTCCTGAGGAGGAGACGGAGTGTCAGCGCTTGCAAAAGATGATGCAACATAAAGCTCATTCTCGGACGCGGAATTATTTGCAGATTTATTGTTggtctt
The genomic region above belongs to Penaeus monodon isolate SGIC_2016 chromosome 16, NSTDA_Pmon_1, whole genome shotgun sequence and contains:
- the LOC119582599 gene encoding prostaglandin reductase 1-like isoform X1 — translated: MTQHSLGLYIRVVRPFKNHWVWRLHSEDRSISQRSERIVIMMLSKVWKLSRRPVGLPTIKDFTLVEEQVPPCQAGDVIVQAECLSVDPYMRNKAKILPLGSTMDGGQVARVIESKNAEWPVGSFMVTQAGWRCTTHLSLEKLQTTDFWQKSLQLPDMKGLPMSLGLGTLGMPGNTAYFGLTEILHPVAGETVLVSGAAGAVGNVVVQIAKIKGCKVIGFAGADDKVDWLREIGADHAFNYKKVKVGEALRQAAPEKINCYFDNVGGTFTAAVMPHMAFGGRVAVCGAISGYNKQEEEEEGAMTGCFKDSDVLWNCLRIRGFMFFEFADRWMEGLEQLRDWVLEGKLKYKEHVVNGFEKMPDTFIGVLKGDYRGKAVIVP
- the LOC119582599 gene encoding prostaglandin reductase 1-like isoform X2 — its product is MMLSKVWKLSRRPVGLPTIKDFTLVEEQVPPCQAGDVIVQAECLSVDPYMRNKAKILPLGSTMDGGQVARVIESKNAEWPVGSFMVTQAGWRCTTHLSLEKLQTTDFWQKSLQLPDMKGLPMSLGLGTLGMPGNTAYFGLTEILHPVAGETVLVSGAAGAVGNVVVQIAKIKGCKVIGFAGADDKVDWLREIGADHAFNYKKVKVGEALRQAAPEKINCYFDNVGGTFTAAVMPHMAFGGRVAVCGAISGYNKQEEEEEGAMTGCFKDSDVLWNCLRIRGFMFFEFADRWMEGLEQLRDWVLEGKLKYKEHVVNGFEKMPDTFIGVLKGDYRGKAVIVP